The Actinopolyspora erythraea genome has a segment encoding these proteins:
- the cas6e gene encoding type I-E CRISPR-associated protein Cas6/Cse3/CasE, producing MELPMFLSKLPVNVVSRKFRRDIANVHEMHRTVMAAFPDIERSTARSEHGVLWRLDRTAQGYVLYVQSRTQPTWDRLPENYLCDRGKVRSLQPVLRAVRAGTTFRFRIVANPTRRLKPQNDHRNDGNRRHNRRVPLHRPDERTSWLVRQAEQRGFVLPTASTGEPDVTATPLPELSGRQQDSTEGTASPRHNKITIAPVRFDGRLVVTDPEELSRAIQDGIGPAKAYGCGLLSLAPAGNDAGGE from the coding sequence ATGGAGCTTCCCATGTTTCTGAGTAAGCTTCCCGTCAATGTCGTTTCCCGGAAGTTTCGCCGCGACATCGCGAACGTGCACGAGATGCACCGGACCGTGATGGCCGCTTTCCCGGACATCGAGCGGTCCACGGCTCGCAGTGAACACGGTGTGTTGTGGCGCTTGGATCGAACGGCCCAGGGGTACGTGCTGTACGTGCAAAGCCGAACCCAGCCGACTTGGGACAGATTGCCCGAGAACTACCTCTGCGACCGTGGGAAGGTTCGGTCCCTGCAACCCGTGTTGCGAGCCGTCCGCGCCGGAACAACGTTTCGGTTCCGCATCGTGGCAAACCCGACGCGCCGGCTGAAACCGCAAAACGACCACCGCAACGACGGCAACCGCAGGCACAATCGTCGTGTGCCGTTACACCGGCCGGACGAGCGAACTTCGTGGCTCGTACGGCAAGCGGAACAACGCGGGTTCGTACTGCCGACCGCGAGCACCGGCGAGCCGGACGTCACCGCCACGCCGCTTCCCGAGCTCAGTGGACGCCAGCAGGACAGCACCGAAGGCACGGCGTCGCCACGCCACAACAAGATCACGATCGCGCCGGTCCGGTTCGACGGCCGCCTCGTCGTGACCGATCCGGAGGAGTTGAGCCGAGCGATCCAGGACGGCATCGGCCCGGCCAAAGCCTACGGGTGCGGTCTCCTGAGCCTCGCCCCAGCGGGCAATGACGCAGGGGGCGAGTAG
- a CDS encoding 5'-methylthioadenosine/S-adenosylhomocysteine nucleosidase family protein, whose protein sequence is MTENMVVVLTALNLEYDAVRRRLVAPQLQLHERGTRFEVGSLRDTGCQLALALTSKGNHSAAVLAERAIHEFDPAAVLFVGVAGALWDATPLGDVVMATHVYAYHGGTSEDDGLKARPRVWEAEHGISQLASHVARTDGWTGHAGSGRHHPSVHFGAIAAGEIVHNSRISYEAAWIRQHYNDALAIEMESAGVAQAGHLNGSPVAVVRGISDKADGTKNTDGDGTWQPRAADNAAAFATRLAEELITEQGNSPMRHRNKPSSGDVTHIVHGSTVGIQARDVTNSTVTIGAAQPAATPDDLAAKLASLRDELERARSSGTLDSPTYEDAQHELALASKALEEDTSEGKSKSVRALKRLGGLTDEAAEVASKVAMLITAVNGLS, encoded by the coding sequence ATGACGGAGAACATGGTGGTGGTGCTCACCGCCTTGAATCTCGAGTACGACGCCGTGCGGCGCAGACTGGTCGCCCCGCAGCTTCAACTGCATGAACGAGGCACCCGGTTCGAGGTCGGTTCCCTGCGCGATACGGGCTGTCAGCTCGCGCTTGCCTTGACCAGCAAAGGAAATCACTCCGCGGCGGTCTTGGCCGAGCGCGCGATCCACGAGTTCGATCCGGCGGCCGTGCTGTTCGTCGGCGTGGCCGGGGCGTTGTGGGATGCCACGCCGCTGGGCGACGTCGTGATGGCCACGCACGTCTACGCCTATCACGGCGGAACCAGTGAGGATGACGGGCTCAAGGCCAGACCTCGGGTGTGGGAAGCCGAACACGGGATCAGCCAGCTCGCCTCGCACGTGGCCCGCACCGACGGCTGGACCGGCCACGCGGGTTCCGGCCGACACCACCCCAGCGTCCACTTCGGAGCGATCGCTGCCGGAGAGATCGTGCACAACTCCCGGATCTCTTACGAGGCGGCATGGATCCGCCAGCACTACAACGACGCGCTGGCCATCGAGATGGAATCAGCCGGTGTCGCCCAAGCCGGCCACCTCAACGGCTCCCCGGTGGCCGTCGTGCGCGGAATCAGCGACAAGGCCGACGGGACCAAGAACACCGACGGTGACGGCACCTGGCAACCGCGGGCCGCCGACAACGCCGCGGCATTCGCCACTCGACTCGCCGAAGAACTCATCACTGAACAGGGGAACAGCCCGATGCGGCATCGGAACAAGCCCAGCAGCGGCGATGTCACCCACATCGTGCACGGCAGCACAGTCGGAATCCAGGCCAGAGACGTCACCAACAGCACCGTCACGATCGGCGCGGCACAACCGGCCGCGACACCTGACGATCTCGCGGCCAAGCTTGCCTCCCTCCGCGACGAGCTCGAACGTGCCCGTTCGAGCGGCACGCTCGACTCCCCCACTTACGAAGACGCGCAACATGAGCTCGCCCTCGCCAGCAAGGCGCTGGAGGAGGACACGTCCGAGGGCAAGAGCAAGTCCGTACGCGCACTCAAGCGTCTGGGCGGGCTAACCGACGAGGCTGCCGAGGTGGCCTCCAAGGTCGCGATGTTGATCACAGCGGTGAACGGCCTGTCATGA
- the casA gene encoding type I-E CRISPR-associated protein Cse1/CasA — MKFDLLTEPWLPVVTTNGAHTEMSIRDVFTQAHELRWLDGETPVVTAALHRMLLALAHRCYGPENASVWKRLWTGPSLHEPPEDERSDNERSEDERAFEKYLASVSDRFDLFHTTRPFLQTPALGEKAWGNVTQLLPHRATGNNATLFDHTTTADRVTLSPAQAARWLVTLQAFDAGGLKTPYRTDKSSEAGLANRFATTLLEGSTLRETLLLNMPIYHPDAGYPRPTSAADCPAWEYKHPPGPEPDKQGRAPTGWTDMLTWPSRRVLLHPTHTDQGVRVDGVIITPGTRLRTDLPDSELMAAFRYTTKRQRGKLVKTGRPQPVLLEELRGVWRHARELLVGDWENAHRERPRTIEHVAEMAASDNIAADAVYTLRVFGQQLNPQGGAVHAWQQETLPAPVALLRADLRHEAVGDLLGLSVGLADDVGDALKRLERDFAAALSGEAPTKRQLLAQWYWPRLSEPFGDFLRELGRALNSGNTGAQQRELLEAAGRWKNRVRTTGENAADQWAEDVPRRGARQLQALAKPLNDFRGLLDWLCRTFDANTARYHDPEKEEDD, encoded by the coding sequence GTGAAGTTCGACCTGCTTACCGAACCGTGGCTGCCGGTGGTCACGACCAATGGCGCGCACACCGAGATGAGCATCCGAGACGTGTTCACCCAGGCGCACGAGCTGCGCTGGCTGGACGGGGAGACGCCAGTGGTGACCGCGGCATTGCACCGGATGCTCCTCGCCCTCGCCCACCGCTGCTACGGGCCGGAGAACGCCTCGGTGTGGAAGCGACTGTGGACGGGGCCGTCGCTGCACGAGCCCCCGGAGGACGAACGCTCGGATAACGAGCGCTCGGAGGACGAGCGGGCCTTCGAGAAGTACCTGGCCTCCGTCTCCGACCGGTTCGACCTGTTCCACACGACGCGCCCGTTCCTGCAAACCCCGGCGCTGGGAGAGAAGGCGTGGGGAAACGTCACCCAGCTGCTACCGCACAGGGCCACGGGCAACAACGCGACGCTGTTCGACCACACGACCACCGCTGACCGCGTAACCCTGTCCCCGGCCCAGGCGGCACGGTGGCTGGTGACGCTGCAGGCGTTCGACGCTGGCGGACTGAAAACGCCGTACCGCACGGACAAGTCCTCCGAAGCCGGTCTCGCCAACCGGTTCGCCACGACCCTGCTCGAGGGCTCCACCCTGCGCGAGACCCTCCTGTTGAACATGCCGATCTACCACCCTGATGCGGGTTATCCGCGGCCGACTTCCGCCGCGGACTGCCCGGCGTGGGAATACAAGCATCCGCCGGGACCTGAACCGGACAAACAAGGACGCGCCCCGACCGGCTGGACGGACATGCTCACGTGGCCGTCGCGCCGCGTGCTGCTGCACCCCACGCACACCGACCAAGGGGTGCGTGTGGACGGTGTGATCATCACGCCGGGCACCAGGCTGCGCACGGACCTACCGGACTCCGAACTAATGGCCGCCTTCCGTTACACGACCAAGCGACAGCGCGGCAAGCTCGTCAAAACCGGTCGGCCACAGCCCGTCCTGCTCGAGGAGCTGCGCGGCGTCTGGCGCCACGCACGTGAACTGCTCGTCGGCGACTGGGAGAACGCGCACCGCGAGCGCCCCCGCACCATCGAGCACGTGGCGGAGATGGCGGCTTCGGACAACATCGCCGCCGATGCGGTATACACGCTGCGCGTGTTCGGACAACAGCTAAATCCCCAGGGCGGGGCGGTTCACGCTTGGCAGCAGGAGACGCTGCCAGCCCCCGTGGCACTGCTGCGCGCGGATCTCCGGCACGAGGCCGTGGGGGATCTGCTGGGCCTGTCGGTCGGATTGGCCGACGATGTCGGCGACGCGCTCAAGCGGCTGGAACGCGATTTCGCCGCCGCACTGTCCGGGGAAGCACCGACGAAACGCCAATTGCTGGCGCAGTGGTACTGGCCTCGATTGTCCGAGCCGTTCGGTGATTTCCTCCGAGAGCTGGGGCGAGCGTTGAACAGCGGGAATACCGGTGCCCAGCAACGGGAACTGCTGGAGGCGGCAGGGCGCTGGAAGAACCGCGTCCGGACGACGGGCGAGAACGCCGCCGACCAGTGGGCTGAGGACGTGCCACGACGCGGAGCGCGTCAGCTCCAGGCCCTGGCGAAGCCGCTGAACGACTTCCGAGGTCTTCTCGACTGGCTCTGCCGAACGTTCGACGCGAACACCGCTCGGTACCACGATCCGGAGAAGGAGGAGGATGACTGA
- a CDS encoding CRISPR-associated helicase/endonuclease Cas3 yields the protein MGSETPPPPVTAAWAKAGNASDPVPHPLVCHLIDTAAVAHELYEVLLGPGVRTQLEAGLAPLGRPRSVVAVLCGLHDLGKLSPAFQALRHDIAAARFPEAKNLRNALIYAERRHRATPERTDLPHGVATAAHLADRFRRMGLPGEAADEIASVLGGHHGTLPPRAEIRAARRKTGDLGTGTWHAARDELMDAVASLWGCTFPATGCDDLVLPHPASVGLAGLTTISDWIASNQRWFEAHPEVSDLAEYRAKAVATAQRAVAELGWQPWRPTDVSCAGMFPDHTPNGLQRTVEELVNGRESPGILTIEAPTGEGKTRAALQAAATLVRQLGLSGMYVGMPTKATSRQARDEIDALLARQGSSLRANLVYSGATAERTSHEPRIEVREVGIDEPSREVDGDSTGSPSESGTEAGSNEVHEWFAKKRGLAAPIGVGTIDQALQAVIRSRHNFLRMSCLSGKVLVVDEVHSYETYTSTLLDRLLWWCGRLGITVILLSATLASTRRDELIGRWQSGRRNPASDPEELTAAQPGGWQVTWSDGTGRSSTKEFEVSKQNPLVLNWIHEHSEPSRYDSDNFVDWLRENIESGGCAAIIHNTVARATRTFETLQIECAGWEEPPELFFLTGQLDAGDRAERERILRARFGPVSEHRRGIVVGTQVLEQSLDLDFDIMISDPCPVDLLLQRAGRLHRHPRSARPVPKRMLGVIDPRPPANTRQKAERKYRFPESAVYRQYLKISTMEAVSANMTLDMPTVVPKLVQEVYVDEVRPDEEARYEQWDESRKRYERADRVDTHEGEVAALPMSIPGQSLNEFTRHTTSPSRTRKERGRKEQQP from the coding sequence ATGGGCTCTGAAACACCACCTCCACCGGTTACGGCGGCGTGGGCGAAGGCGGGAAACGCGTCCGACCCCGTGCCGCACCCGTTGGTCTGCCACCTCATCGACACGGCAGCGGTCGCCCACGAGCTTTACGAGGTACTGCTCGGCCCGGGTGTGCGTACCCAGTTGGAAGCGGGACTAGCTCCGCTGGGCCGGCCGCGTTCTGTCGTGGCCGTGCTCTGCGGGCTGCACGACCTCGGCAAGTTGTCCCCGGCGTTCCAGGCGTTGCGGCACGACATCGCCGCGGCTCGCTTCCCCGAGGCGAAGAATCTCCGAAACGCTCTGATCTACGCGGAAAGAAGGCATCGAGCCACCCCGGAACGCACGGACCTCCCCCACGGCGTGGCCACCGCGGCGCACCTGGCGGACCGGTTCCGCCGAATGGGCCTGCCAGGTGAAGCGGCCGACGAGATCGCCTCGGTGCTCGGCGGACACCACGGGACGCTGCCGCCCCGTGCGGAAATCCGCGCGGCCCGGCGCAAAACGGGGGATCTGGGAACGGGAACGTGGCATGCGGCCCGGGACGAGTTGATGGACGCTGTCGCATCCCTGTGGGGGTGCACATTCCCCGCCACGGGATGCGACGACCTCGTGTTACCGCATCCGGCGAGTGTCGGCCTGGCCGGCTTGACGACGATCAGCGACTGGATCGCGTCGAACCAACGGTGGTTCGAGGCGCACCCCGAGGTGTCGGACCTCGCCGAATACCGGGCGAAGGCAGTGGCAACCGCCCAGCGAGCCGTCGCCGAGCTGGGCTGGCAACCGTGGCGCCCCACCGATGTGAGCTGTGCGGGCATGTTCCCCGACCACACTCCGAACGGCCTGCAACGGACCGTTGAAGAGCTCGTCAACGGCCGCGAGTCCCCCGGCATCCTCACGATCGAGGCTCCCACGGGCGAGGGCAAGACGCGGGCGGCGCTGCAGGCAGCCGCCACGCTGGTTCGACAGCTCGGCCTGTCCGGCATGTACGTGGGGATGCCGACGAAAGCCACGAGTCGGCAGGCACGCGACGAGATCGATGCGCTACTCGCACGGCAGGGTTCATCGCTGCGGGCGAATCTCGTGTACTCCGGCGCGACAGCCGAGCGAACCTCCCACGAGCCACGTATCGAGGTGCGCGAGGTCGGTATCGATGAGCCGTCGCGGGAGGTGGACGGTGATTCCACCGGCTCACCGTCGGAGTCCGGCACCGAGGCCGGAAGCAACGAAGTCCACGAGTGGTTCGCCAAGAAACGCGGCTTGGCGGCGCCGATCGGAGTGGGCACGATCGACCAGGCGCTGCAGGCGGTGATCCGCTCGCGACACAACTTCCTGCGCATGTCGTGCCTGAGCGGCAAGGTCCTCGTCGTCGACGAAGTGCACTCCTACGAGACGTACACTTCCACGCTGCTGGACCGGTTGTTGTGGTGGTGTGGCCGGTTGGGCATCACGGTCATCCTCCTCTCCGCGACCCTGGCCTCCACTCGGCGCGACGAGCTGATCGGTCGGTGGCAGTCCGGTCGTCGCAATCCCGCTTCGGACCCTGAGGAACTCACCGCGGCACAACCTGGTGGTTGGCAGGTGACGTGGTCGGACGGTACCGGTCGCAGCTCGACGAAGGAGTTCGAGGTCAGCAAGCAGAACCCGCTCGTACTGAACTGGATCCACGAGCACTCCGAGCCTTCCCGCTACGACTCCGACAACTTCGTGGACTGGTTGCGCGAGAACATCGAATCGGGAGGCTGCGCCGCGATCATCCACAACACGGTGGCTCGTGCGACACGGACTTTCGAAACGCTGCAGATCGAGTGCGCCGGTTGGGAGGAGCCACCGGAGCTGTTCTTCCTGACAGGTCAGCTCGATGCCGGAGACCGGGCGGAGCGCGAACGGATCCTGCGGGCAAGGTTCGGCCCCGTCAGCGAGCACCGCCGTGGCATCGTCGTCGGTACGCAGGTGCTGGAGCAGAGCCTGGACCTCGACTTCGACATCATGATCAGCGACCCCTGCCCGGTGGATCTGCTGCTGCAACGCGCCGGTCGACTTCACCGGCACCCGCGCTCGGCCCGCCCCGTCCCCAAGCGCATGCTGGGAGTCATCGATCCGCGGCCACCGGCGAACACGAGGCAGAAGGCGGAACGGAAGTACCGGTTTCCGGAGTCCGCCGTGTACCGGCAGTACCTCAAGATCTCCACCATGGAGGCCGTGAGCGCGAACATGACGCTGGACATGCCCACCGTGGTGCCGAAGCTCGTGCAGGAGGTGTACGTCGACGAAGTACGCCCCGATGAGGAAGCACGATACGAACAATGGGACGAGTCTCGGAAGCGCTACGAACGAGCCGACCGCGTCGACACCCACGAAGGAGAGGTCGCCGCGCTGCCGATGTCGATTCCCGGACAGAGCCTGAACGAGTTCACCAGGCACACCACCAGCCCCAGCCGAACTCGCAAAGAACGCGGCAGGAAAGAGCAGCAGCCATGA
- the cas5e gene encoding type I-E CRISPR-associated protein Cas5/CasD, which translates to MTTRTLALRIDAPMQSWGIRSEFIIRDTEREPTKSGIVGLLAAARGNARHCKPAIAQLAELRMGVRVDREGLVERDFHTAQNVPNTEGKGHRTVISNRYYLADALFLVVLEGDPALLAELEQAVRRPHWPLFFGRKAFVPATPLVAAPEEQANQGTGLFSHPLPEVLRDHPWLETSSRARQEAARSEEYLRTVVDTKVTDPAAEPRHDHPLSFEDGDRRYATRAVRTDEVPVPPESLDGASHVSE; encoded by the coding sequence ATGACAACACGGACGCTCGCACTTCGGATCGACGCACCCATGCAGTCCTGGGGAATCCGATCCGAGTTCATCATCCGCGACACCGAACGAGAACCCACCAAATCGGGCATCGTCGGCCTCCTGGCCGCCGCGCGGGGGAACGCACGCCACTGCAAACCCGCCATCGCCCAACTCGCCGAGCTGCGCATGGGGGTACGTGTGGACCGGGAGGGGTTGGTGGAACGCGACTTCCACACCGCGCAGAACGTGCCCAACACCGAAGGCAAGGGACACCGCACGGTGATCAGCAACCGGTACTACCTCGCCGACGCGCTGTTCCTGGTCGTGCTGGAGGGAGACCCGGCACTGCTCGCGGAACTCGAGCAGGCTGTTCGTAGACCGCACTGGCCGTTGTTCTTCGGCCGCAAGGCGTTCGTACCGGCCACTCCGCTCGTGGCGGCTCCCGAAGAACAGGCCAACCAGGGGACCGGCCTGTTCAGCCATCCGCTACCGGAGGTGCTGCGCGACCATCCGTGGCTGGAAACGAGCAGCAGGGCGCGGCAAGAGGCGGCGAGGTCCGAGGAATACCTGCGAACAGTGGTCGACACCAAGGTCACCGATCCGGCGGCGGAGCCACGTCACGATCACCCGCTCTCGTTCGAGGACGGTGACCGGCGGTATGCCACCCGCGCCGTCCGTACCGATGAGGTTCCGGTCCCTCCGGAATCGCTCGATGGAGCTTCCCATGTTTCTGAGTAA
- a CDS encoding NUDIX hydrolase: MIDESWSPPEVLATVDLVIFTLREQKLRVLLVERGVEPYRGKRALPGGFLRHADEDILEAAHRELREEADLDGTRLHLEQLGTYGTPGRDPRGRVISVAYLAIVPELPDPVAGTDAADAGWESVGEVLSGRTELAFDHLRIVTDGIERARSKLEHSALATAFCQETFTIAELQQVYEAVWGVRLDPRNFYRKVQKVPGFIEPAGQRRRATKGRPARLFKAGPAAVLHPPLMRPESIDSEGAR, translated from the coding sequence GTGATCGATGAGTCGTGGTCGCCGCCCGAAGTCCTGGCCACTGTGGACCTGGTGATCTTCACCTTGCGGGAGCAGAAGCTTCGCGTGCTGCTGGTCGAACGTGGTGTGGAGCCGTACCGGGGCAAGCGGGCGTTGCCCGGTGGTTTCCTGCGGCATGCCGACGAGGACATCCTCGAAGCCGCTCATCGGGAGCTGCGGGAGGAAGCGGACCTGGACGGGACGCGGCTGCATTTGGAGCAGCTGGGCACCTACGGGACGCCTGGTCGCGATCCACGGGGTCGGGTCATTTCGGTGGCCTACCTGGCGATCGTGCCCGAGCTTCCGGATCCCGTGGCCGGTACCGACGCGGCTGACGCCGGATGGGAGTCGGTGGGGGAGGTGCTCTCCGGACGGACGGAGTTGGCCTTCGACCATCTCCGGATCGTCACCGACGGCATCGAACGGGCACGGAGCAAGCTGGAGCACTCGGCGCTGGCGACCGCTTTCTGTCAGGAGACCTTCACTATCGCCGAACTGCAGCAGGTCTACGAGGCCGTGTGGGGAGTGCGGCTGGATCCACGGAACTTCTATCGGAAGGTGCAGAAGGTCCCCGGGTTCATCGAGCCGGCCGGACAGAGACGTAGAGCCACGAAGGGACGCCCCGCGCGACTGTTCAAGGCCGGTCCGGCGGCCGTGCTCCATCCGCCGCTGATGAGACCTGAATCCATCGACTCCGAAGGAGCGAGATGA
- the cas7e gene encoding type I-E CRISPR-associated protein Cas7/Cse4/CasC: MIVELHLLQSFPTSNLNRDDVGQPKSVTFGGALRGRISSQSMKRSARDSFQRYGLKERETGLRTKRLVEGAGKIIDGVDDVVDVSEKTQATVREGIRKLGFEVDQKDLTEYLLFVGQGARQELADYCQRNWDTLSKAVADRKKSGKTEKVKPTQADLAEGRRILNAERVADVALFGRMVADNKDFNVDAASQVAHAISTHAVATEFDFYTAVDDLKPEEEAGADMIGTVDFNAACYYRYANLDTEQLTKNLGYDTELTARAARAWLHSFITARPSGKQNSMAAHTMPETLLTVVREHGSWNLANAFLNPVRGTELMADSTRAMFEHFDTLRRFYGDEEIRGVTGAALSCEMPVLDPADQAASVEELAERTLTAATR, encoded by the coding sequence GTGATTGTCGAACTGCATCTGTTGCAGTCGTTCCCGACGAGCAACCTCAACCGGGACGACGTCGGCCAGCCCAAATCCGTGACGTTCGGTGGCGCACTGCGCGGGCGCATCTCCAGTCAGTCGATGAAGCGCTCCGCACGGGACTCGTTCCAGCGCTACGGCCTGAAGGAGCGGGAAACCGGCCTGCGTACCAAACGGCTCGTCGAAGGTGCCGGAAAGATCATCGACGGTGTCGACGATGTCGTCGATGTCAGTGAGAAAACCCAGGCGACCGTCCGCGAGGGCATCCGCAAGCTCGGTTTCGAGGTCGACCAGAAGGACCTGACCGAGTACCTGCTGTTCGTCGGTCAGGGTGCTCGGCAAGAACTGGCCGACTACTGCCAGCGCAACTGGGACACGTTGTCCAAGGCCGTTGCCGACAGGAAGAAGTCGGGCAAAACCGAAAAGGTGAAACCGACGCAGGCCGACCTCGCGGAAGGTCGTCGCATCCTCAACGCCGAGCGGGTCGCCGACGTCGCGCTGTTCGGCCGGATGGTCGCCGACAACAAGGACTTCAACGTCGACGCGGCCAGCCAGGTCGCGCACGCGATCTCCACGCACGCCGTGGCCACCGAGTTCGACTTCTACACCGCTGTCGATGACCTCAAGCCCGAAGAAGAGGCCGGGGCGGACATGATCGGCACGGTCGACTTCAACGCCGCCTGCTACTACCGCTACGCGAACCTCGACACCGAACAACTCACGAAGAACCTCGGCTACGACACCGAACTCACCGCACGGGCAGCGCGCGCCTGGCTCCACTCGTTCATCACTGCCCGCCCCAGCGGCAAGCAGAACTCGATGGCCGCGCACACCATGCCGGAAACCCTGCTGACCGTGGTGCGCGAGCACGGAAGTTGGAACCTCGCCAACGCGTTCCTCAACCCCGTTCGAGGCACCGAGCTGATGGCGGACTCGACCAGGGCGATGTTCGAGCACTTCGACACACTGCGCCGCTTCTATGGCGACGAGGAGATCCGTGGCGTCACCGGCGCCGCGCTCTCCTGTGAAATGCCGGTTCTGGACCCCGCTGATCAGGCCGCCTCTGTGGAGGAACTCGCCGAGCGGACCCTCACCGCGGCGACGAGATGA
- the casB gene encoding type I-E CRISPR-associated protein Cse2/CasB, with amino-acid sequence MTEQGLQERQERFIGELRREAANLSAAEDHLVRRARQRLAELRRSVGRPYPAPAAYELVLRHDPPEAQEHVWLLTAGLFALHPMKEASGSRSLGGSLAQLHRVGSTEARLRQLVTVDPERLPHYLRQAVQLLRSHAIGIDYLTLLRDLCVLNSKNSDVDTHRVRLRWTRDYYRTVHAQTEKSSTKGSAA; translated from the coding sequence ATGACTGAACAAGGACTCCAAGAACGACAGGAACGGTTCATCGGCGAACTGCGACGCGAGGCCGCGAACCTGTCCGCCGCGGAGGACCACCTGGTCCGCCGAGCCAGACAGCGCCTGGCTGAGTTGCGCCGAAGTGTTGGCAGGCCCTATCCCGCACCGGCCGCGTACGAACTCGTGCTGCGGCACGACCCGCCGGAGGCGCAGGAGCACGTGTGGCTGTTGACCGCGGGGCTTTTCGCGCTCCACCCGATGAAGGAAGCGAGCGGCAGCCGTTCGCTCGGCGGTTCCCTGGCACAGCTGCACCGTGTGGGATCCACGGAGGCCCGGTTGCGGCAACTCGTCACGGTCGATCCGGAACGGTTGCCGCACTACCTGCGGCAGGCCGTGCAGTTGCTGCGATCGCACGCTATCGGGATCGACTACCTGACTCTGCTCCGTGACCTCTGCGTGCTCAACAGCAAGAATTCTGACGTGGACACGCACAGAGTGCGGCTGCGGTGGACACGAGACTACTACCGCACCGTCCACGCCCAGACCGAGAAATCCTCGACGAAAGGAAGCGCGGCGTGA